From the Lathyrus oleraceus cultivar Zhongwan6 chromosome 4, CAAS_Psat_ZW6_1.0, whole genome shotgun sequence genome, one window contains:
- the LOC127075510 gene encoding myb family transcription factor IPN2 isoform X1, protein MERMFQSKNPSTMMNSIDRPMCVQGDSGLVLTTDPKPRLRWTVELHERFIDAVAQLGGPDKATPKTIMRVMGVKGLTLYHLKSHLQKFRLGKQPHKEFNEQSIKDGMRVSAFELQRNTGTSSSMTGRNMNEMQMEVHRRLHEQLEVQKHLQLRIEAQGKYMQSILEKAYHTLAGENMAAAATNFKGINGTQSIPDMKDFVSPLNNFPHFQDLNICGSDEVQLERPILEGFMPTNNNENMVVGKTRTNPFDENGKSPLIWNNNDLRLHDFGTTSSCISPQDVPSFKTDSLDESDESDPTGEAYDTKVSEKKFGASMKLGITTPMINDVGTGRSLLPFG, encoded by the exons ATGGAAAGAATGTTCCAATCAAAGAATCCCTCGACTATGATGAATTCTATTGATAGACCCATGTGTGTTCAAGGTGATTCTGGCCTTGTCCTCACCACTGATCCAAAACCACGGCTTCGTTGGACTGTCGAACTCCATGAACGCTTCATCGATGCTGTTGCTCAGCTTGGAGGACCGGATA AAGCCACTCCTAAAACAATCATGAGGGTTATGGGTGTGAAGGGTCTTACCCTTTACCACCTCAAGAGCCACCTTCAG AAATTTAGGCTTGGAAAGCAACCCCACAAGGAATTCAATGAACAATCGATTAAGGATGGTATGAGAG TTTCAGCTTTTGAACTGCAACGAAATACTGGCACCTCGTCTTCTATGACTGGCCGCAACATGAATGA GATGCAAATGGAGGTGCACAGAAGATTGCATGAACAATTAGAG GTTCAAAAGCACCTTCAATTGAGGATTGAGGCCCAAGGAAAATACATGCAAAGTATATTAGAGAAAGCTTATCACACACTTGCAGGAGAAAACATGGCAGCTGCAGCTACAAATTTCAAGGGTATAAATGGAACTCAAAGCATCCCTGACATGAAAGATTTTGTTTCTCCTCTTAATAACTTTCCTCATTTCCAAGACCTTAACATTTGTGGTAGTGATGAGGTACAGCTCGAGAGACCAATCCTTGAAGGATTTATGCCAACTAATAATAATGAAAACATGGTTGTTGGGAAGACAAGGACTAACCCTTTTGATGAAAATGGAAAGAGTCCCTTAATTTGGAACAATAATGATCTCAGGCTTCATGATTTTGGAACAACTTCATCGTGCATTAGTCCTCAAGATGTTCCTAGTTTCAAAACTGACTCATTggatgaaagtgatgaaagtgatCCTACTGGTGAAGCTTATGACACAAAGGTGAGTGAGAAGAAGTTTGGTGCATCTATGAAGCTTGGAATAACAACACCTATGATCAATGATGTGGGAACTGGTAGAAGCTTATTACCATTTGGTTGA
- the LOC127075510 gene encoding myb family transcription factor IPN2 isoform X2, producing MERMFQSKNPSTMMNSIDRPMCVQGDSGLVLTTDPKPRLRWTVELHERFIDAVAQLGGPDKATPKTIMRVMGVKGLTLYHLKSHLQKFRLGKQPHKEFNEQSIKDVSAFELQRNTGTSSSMTGRNMNEMQMEVHRRLHEQLEVQKHLQLRIEAQGKYMQSILEKAYHTLAGENMAAAATNFKGINGTQSIPDMKDFVSPLNNFPHFQDLNICGSDEVQLERPILEGFMPTNNNENMVVGKTRTNPFDENGKSPLIWNNNDLRLHDFGTTSSCISPQDVPSFKTDSLDESDESDPTGEAYDTKVSEKKFGASMKLGITTPMINDVGTGRSLLPFG from the exons ATGGAAAGAATGTTCCAATCAAAGAATCCCTCGACTATGATGAATTCTATTGATAGACCCATGTGTGTTCAAGGTGATTCTGGCCTTGTCCTCACCACTGATCCAAAACCACGGCTTCGTTGGACTGTCGAACTCCATGAACGCTTCATCGATGCTGTTGCTCAGCTTGGAGGACCGGATA AAGCCACTCCTAAAACAATCATGAGGGTTATGGGTGTGAAGGGTCTTACCCTTTACCACCTCAAGAGCCACCTTCAG AAATTTAGGCTTGGAAAGCAACCCCACAAGGAATTCAATGAACAATCGATTAAGGATG TTTCAGCTTTTGAACTGCAACGAAATACTGGCACCTCGTCTTCTATGACTGGCCGCAACATGAATGA GATGCAAATGGAGGTGCACAGAAGATTGCATGAACAATTAGAG GTTCAAAAGCACCTTCAATTGAGGATTGAGGCCCAAGGAAAATACATGCAAAGTATATTAGAGAAAGCTTATCACACACTTGCAGGAGAAAACATGGCAGCTGCAGCTACAAATTTCAAGGGTATAAATGGAACTCAAAGCATCCCTGACATGAAAGATTTTGTTTCTCCTCTTAATAACTTTCCTCATTTCCAAGACCTTAACATTTGTGGTAGTGATGAGGTACAGCTCGAGAGACCAATCCTTGAAGGATTTATGCCAACTAATAATAATGAAAACATGGTTGTTGGGAAGACAAGGACTAACCCTTTTGATGAAAATGGAAAGAGTCCCTTAATTTGGAACAATAATGATCTCAGGCTTCATGATTTTGGAACAACTTCATCGTGCATTAGTCCTCAAGATGTTCCTAGTTTCAAAACTGACTCATTggatgaaagtgatgaaagtgatCCTACTGGTGAAGCTTATGACACAAAGGTGAGTGAGAAGAAGTTTGGTGCATCTATGAAGCTTGGAATAACAACACCTATGATCAATGATGTGGGAACTGGTAGAAGCTTATTACCATTTGGTTGA